Within the Streptomyces sp. NBC_00353 genome, the region AGGTCGTCCGCCGCGGAGTGCACGAATTGCTCGCGGTCGAGGACGACATCGAGGTCGTCGGCGAGGCGGGCACGGCGGCGGACGCGCTGCTCCGTATCCCCGCCACCCGGCCCGATGTGGCGGTGCTCGACGTGCGGCTGCCGGACGGCAGCGGGGTGGAGGTCTGCCGGGAGATCCGCTCCAAGGACGAGAGCATCCACTGCCTGATGCTGACCTCGTACGCCGACGACGAGGCCCTCTTCGACGCGATCATGGCGGGCGCGTCGGGATACGTGCTGAAGGCGATCCGTGGCAATGAGCTGCTGACCGCGGTACGGGACGTGGCGGCCGGAAAGTCGCTGCTCGACCCTGTCGCGACCGCGCGCGTGCTGGAGCGGCTGCGCGAGGGCAAGGAAGCCCGGGGCGACGACAAGCTGTCCGCCCTCACCGACCAGGAACGCCGCATCCTCGATCTCATCGGCGAGGGCCTGACGAACCGGGTGATCGGCGAACGGCTGCATCTCGCCGAGAAGACGATCAAGAATTATGTCTCCAGTCTGCTGTCCAAGCTGGGCATGGAGCGGCGCTCGCAGGCCGCCGCCTATGTGGCGCGGCTGCAGGCGGAGCGGCGCTGAGCCGCGCGGGCGGGCCTTCGCGAGAGGTTTGGCGGGTTTCGGGACCTTGGTCCCCGATCACCGGGGCCCGCGGCCTCTTTCTGCGCCCGTCGAGGTACCGGAAAGTGGACCCATGTCCTCTGCGGAACCCCGAGCGATGGAAGCCCAAGTGATGGAAGTCCGAGCGATCGAGCTGATCAGCCGGGTGCGGTACGGCCGGCTGGCGACCACCCGCCGGGCTCTCCCGTTCCTGGCGGTGGCCCGCCATCTCGTGATCGACGGGCGCGTGGTCCTGCGGATGCACAGCGGTCTCGGTCACCACGAGTCGTGCGACGGCACCGTCGTCGCGTACGGGGTGGACAACTTCGACGCGGCGGCCACCGGCGAGGGCGGCGGCGAGGACACCGACGCCCTGTGGTCGGTGCAGTTCACCGGGCCCGCCGAGGTCGTGCACCCCACGGAGGAACAGCGCACGCGCTTCGGTGCGACGCCGCTGCAGGTCAACGGCGAACCCTTCGAGCCGGTCTATCTCCGCCTCGACCCGCACTTCGTCACCATGCACACTCTGGACTTCCACGCAAGTCAACCGAGCCACCACACAGCGTGATCTAACATTTGGTGAGTGCCGCGCTCATCTGTAACCCTCCCGCCTGTTCCGCCGGTCGGCGAGGTGCTGCGCCGCTATCCGAACGCCGGTGAGCCCCTCACCTGCAAGCCCATCACCCTGGGCCTCCTCAACCATGGCTACCGCGTCTCCACCACCCGCGGCTCGTACTTCCTCAAGCACCACCTCGACGACTCCACCGGCGACCGCGCGACGATCGTCCGCCAGCACCGCGCCACCCAGCGGCTGCAGTCGCTCGGGGTGCCCGTCGCCCCGCCCGTCGAGGACACGGAGGGCGACACGGTCACGGAGATCGGCGGCCGGTGCTACGCCCTGCACCCCTGGGTCGACGGACTGCACCGGGTCGGCGCCCAGCTGACCACCGCCCAGTCGCAGCGGCTCGGGGCGCTCCTCGGAGCCGTACACACCGGGCTCGCGCAGGTGATGGAGAGGGGGGTGGCCCAGGCGCGCGGACATGCCGGCCCGGACGCCGCCGACACGTTCGCCCTGATCGACGATCTGCTGGCCGCGGCGCGCGGCCGGCGCCCCCGGGACGCCTTCGACGAGTTGGCCGAACACCGCCTCGTCGAGCGGCGCGCCCTGCTGGAGCAGTACGCCGACCACCGGCCGCCCACCCCCGACATCCCGGCGACCGGCTGGGTGCACGGCGACTTCCACCCGCTGAACGTGCTGTACCGGGACGCGGACCCGGTGGCGATCATCGACTGGGACCGGCTGGGAGTGCAGCCGCGCGCCGAGGAGGCCGTGAGGGCCGCGGCGATCTTCTTCGTCCAGCCGACCGGGAAGCTGGAACTGGAGAAGGTACGGGCGTACGCACGGGCCTACCGGCGGGCAGCCGGGGCGAGCGCCGCCGAACTCGCCGCCGCGGTGCACCGGGTGTGGTGGGAGCGGCTCAACGACTTCTGGATACTGCACTGGCGGTACCGCCTGCACGACCGAAGGGCCGACCCGCAGTTTCCTGCGGTGTCGGCCCTGGCGGTCTGGTGGACGCGGGAGTACGAGGCGGTGCGCGAGGCCTTCACGGAGTGAGGGCCCGGGGCATCAGGGAGTGGCGCCCGCGGCAGTTCCGGCGGTGCCGTTGGTACCGGTGGTGGTCCCGCCGTCGGTGGTCGTACCACCGTCGGTCGTCGTACCACCGTCCGTACCGGTGCCACCGTCCGTACCGGTGCCGCCGTCCGTACCGGTGCCGCCGTCCGTACCGGTGCCGCCGTCCGTGCTCGTACCGCCGCCGGTGGTGCCTGTGTCCGGCGGGGAAGCCGTCTCGGACGGGGTCTCGGACGGCTTGCTGGGCGTGGTGGACGGCGTGGTGGACGGCTGCCAGCTCGGCTGCTGCTCACCACCGGTGGTTTCGTCCTGCGGCGGGACCACCTTCGTCTCCTCGTCGCTGGGCGCCTCCGAACTCTTCGTCGGCGCCGGGGAGCTGGAGGTCGTGGTCGGCGTCTTTCTGTGATTGTTGTCGCCGGTGTTCGCCGCGTTGACCGCGATGGCGACACCGGCCCCGATCGCGATCAGCGCGAGGACGACGAACAGCCAGAGCTTGCCGCGGCCGCCGCCGCCCCCGTGACCGCCGTCGTATCCGCCGTCGTCCGGGTTCATCGGCGGCAGGATCGGACCCTGCGAGGTGTCCCCGTGCTGCGGGTGCCCCATCGCCATCGTGCCGCCCGCCATGCCCATGGCGGGGGTGTGGCCGCCCTCGTGCATGGCGACCGGGCCGGTGTTCCAGGTGCCCGTGTGACCGCCCTGCACCTGAAGCATCTGCAGGCTGTACTGGACCAGCCCGCGCATCTCCTCGGCGCTCTGGAACCGGTCGTCCGGGTCCTTCGCGAGCGAACGCATGACGAGCCCGTCCAGCTCCGGCGGCACCACGTCCGCGACCTCGGACGGCGGGACCGGGATGTCCTGGACGTGCTGGTAGACGACGGAGAGCGGCGTCTCACCCGTGAACGGGGGCCGCAGCGCGAGGAGTTCGTACAGCAGACAGCCGGTGGCGTACAGATCGGAGCGGTGGTCGACGGCCTTGCCGAGTGCCTGCTCGGGGGAGAGGTACTGCGGCGTGCCCATGACCATGCCGGTCTGGGTCATGGTCGACTGCGCGCCGTGCAGCGCACGGGCGATGCCGAAGTCCATCACCTTGACCGCACCGGAGTGCGTGATGATCACGTTCGCCGGCTTGATGTCACGGTGCACGATGCCGTGCTGATGCGAGTAGGCGAGGGCCTCCAGCACCCCCGAGACGATGATCAGCGCCTGCTCCGGCGGCGGGGCCTCGGCATTGAGCAGCAGATCACGAATGGTGCGGCCCTCGACGAGCTCCATCACGATGTACGGGACGGTCTGGCCGCCCACGACGTCCTCGCCGGAGTCGTACACCGCGACGATCGCGTGGTGGTTGAGGCCCGCGACCGACTGTGCCTCACGTGTGAACCGGGCCTTGGAGACCGGGTCCTCGGCAAGATCGGAACGGAGGAGCTTCACTGCGACCGTACGTCCGAGCCGGACGTCCTCGGCCGCGAAGACCTCGGCCATGCCGCCCCGGCCGAGCCGGTGCGTCATCCGATAACGTCCGTCACCGACCACACCGCCGATGCCCCAGGAGTCGGCCGCATCCGAAACTCCGCCGCCGTTTGCTTCGGGTTCGGGTGCCATCAGTCCTCGCCGTCGTATCTGTCCGCGCGTCCGCGCGTTCTCACGGTGTCTTGCATGCCTTGCTGCATTGCCACGTCACGCTACAGCCTCTGTCGGACACCCCGTTTCGAGAGGGACGGGCCATCCAACCGGCTGCCGCACCGCTCACGCAAATTCCATCCGGTTCCTGTAACGCTTCCGAGACGCTTCCTGTGCGTAGGGTCACGGAACGGGCACCCGGCTTGACGTGTCGTACCCCTCGGGCAGACTTGGCGCCTAATAGGGATCTTCGCGTGAGACGCGCGCCGAGGGGGAGCAAGTCATGAGCCAGGACGGCGCACACGGTGCCCAGGGTCGCTACGCGGGCGGTTCGGTCGCCGGCGGCCGTTACCAGCTCCGCGACCTGCTCGGCGAAGGCGGAATGGCGTCCGTATATCTGGCGTACGACTCCGCGCTCGACCGCCAGGTGGCGATCAAGACGCTGCACACGGAGCTGGGGCGCGAGCAGTCCTTCCGCGAGCGGTTCCGGCGCGAGGCGCAGGCTGTTGCCAAGCTGCAGCACACCAACATCGTCTCGGTCTTCGACACCGGCGAGGACGAGCTCGGCGGCGCGCTGATGCCGTACATCGTCATGGAGTACGTGGAAGGGGAGCCGCTCGGCTCCGTACTCCAGGCGGACATCCGTAATTACGGTGCGATGCCGGCCGAAAAGGCTCTCAAGGTGACCGGCGACGTGCTGGCCGCGCTGGACACCAGCCACGAAATGGGCCTGGTCCACCGCGACATCAAGCCCGGCAACGTCATGGTGACCAAGCGCGGTGTCGTGAAGGTCATGGACTTCGGTATCGCCCGCGCCATGCAGTCGGGCGTCACGTCGATGACCCAGACCGGCATGGTCGTCGGCACTCCCCAGTACCTCTCTCCCGAACAGGCCCTCGGCCGTGGCGTGGACGCGCGCTCCGACCTGTACTCGGTCGGCATCATGCTGTTCCAGCTGCTGACCGGCCGGATCCCGTTCGACGCGGACTCCCCGCTCGCCATCGCGTACGCACACGTCCAGGAGGAGCCGGTCGCGCCGTCCTCCATCAACCGGTCGATCACCCCGGCGATGGACGCGCTGGTGGCCCGCGCGCTGAAGAAGAATCCGAACGAGCGCTTCCCCAGCGCGGCGGCGATGCAGGACGAGATCACGCGCGTGCTGAACGCGGGCGGCCGGACGGGCGCCCCGGTGATCATCGGCGGCGCACCGGCGAACAGCGGCTCGGGCGTCGGCTCGGCGGTCTTCCCGCCGGTCGACCAGGCCACACCGGCGCCGCAGAGCGTGCAGATGCCGTACCAACCGCAGCAGTACCAGCAGCAGCCCGGCCCGTACGGCCCGCCGACACCGACACCGACACCGGCCCCTTCGCCGTCGTACGGCTACCCGCAGGCGAACCCGGCGTACGGGACACCGGCTCCGATGCAGCATCAGTACCGGACACCGGCGCCGTACGACATCGCACCGCAGCCCGTGGGTGGCGGCGGTTCCGGCAGCGGTGGTGGCAACAAGCGGAACATGCCCGTGATCGTGGGCTCGATCGTGGTCGCGCTGATCGCGATCGGCGGGCTGATCACAGTGCTGTCGCTGAAGGACGACCCGGGCTCGGACTCGGGCAACGGCGGTGACCCGAGCAGCTCGGCGGTGGCCGGCGAGCACAAGGATCCGGAGCGGAACCGGACGATGAAGACCGAGGACTGCACGGACGCCATGGAGGACAGCGACGACCCGAACAAGGTCGACGCACCGAGCTTCCTGTACAAGGACATCGTCTCCGCGAAGGAATGCGCCCTGGCCGCGGGCTGGACGATCAAGACGATCGAGGTCGCCGGGAACACCTATGCCGAGGACCAGATCATCGACCAGTTCCCCTCTGCGGGTACCGCCATCCCCGAGAAGGGCGCCCACTTCGAGCTGCGC harbors:
- a CDS encoding response regulator transcription factor; translated protein: MREEGKITVFLLDDHEVVRRGVHELLAVEDDIEVVGEAGTAADALLRIPATRPDVAVLDVRLPDGSGVEVCREIRSKDESIHCLMLTSYADDEALFDAIMAGASGYVLKAIRGNELLTAVRDVAAGKSLLDPVATARVLERLREGKEARGDDKLSALTDQERRILDLIGEGLTNRVIGERLHLAEKTIKNYVSSLLSKLGMERRSQAAAYVARLQAERR
- a CDS encoding pyridoxamine 5'-phosphate oxidase family protein; protein product: MSSAEPRAMEAQVMEVRAIELISRVRYGRLATTRRALPFLAVARHLVIDGRVVLRMHSGLGHHESCDGTVVAYGVDNFDAAATGEGGGEDTDALWSVQFTGPAEVVHPTEEQRTRFGATPLQVNGEPFEPVYLRLDPHFVTMHTLDFHASQPSHHTA
- a CDS encoding phosphotransferase, which codes for MLRRYPNAGEPLTCKPITLGLLNHGYRVSTTRGSYFLKHHLDDSTGDRATIVRQHRATQRLQSLGVPVAPPVEDTEGDTVTEIGGRCYALHPWVDGLHRVGAQLTTAQSQRLGALLGAVHTGLAQVMERGVAQARGHAGPDAADTFALIDDLLAAARGRRPRDAFDELAEHRLVERRALLEQYADHRPPTPDIPATGWVHGDFHPLNVLYRDADPVAIIDWDRLGVQPRAEEAVRAAAIFFVQPTGKLELEKVRAYARAYRRAAGASAAELAAAVHRVWWERLNDFWILHWRYRLHDRRADPQFPAVSALAVWWTREYEAVREAFTE
- a CDS encoding protein kinase domain-containing protein; its protein translation is MAPEPEANGGGVSDAADSWGIGGVVGDGRYRMTHRLGRGGMAEVFAAEDVRLGRTVAVKLLRSDLAEDPVSKARFTREAQSVAGLNHHAIVAVYDSGEDVVGGQTVPYIVMELVEGRTIRDLLLNAEAPPPEQALIIVSGVLEALAYSHQHGIVHRDIKPANVIITHSGAVKVMDFGIARALHGAQSTMTQTGMVMGTPQYLSPEQALGKAVDHRSDLYATGCLLYELLALRPPFTGETPLSVVYQHVQDIPVPPSEVADVVPPELDGLVMRSLAKDPDDRFQSAEEMRGLVQYSLQMLQVQGGHTGTWNTGPVAMHEGGHTPAMGMAGGTMAMGHPQHGDTSQGPILPPMNPDDGGYDGGHGGGGGRGKLWLFVVLALIAIGAGVAIAVNAANTGDNNHRKTPTTTSSSPAPTKSSEAPSDEETKVVPPQDETTGGEQQPSWQPSTTPSTTPSKPSETPSETASPPDTGTTGGGTSTDGGTGTDGGTGTDGGTGTDGGTGTDGGTTTDGGTTTDGGTTTGTNGTAGTAAGATP
- a CDS encoding protein kinase domain-containing protein, which gives rise to MSQDGAHGAQGRYAGGSVAGGRYQLRDLLGEGGMASVYLAYDSALDRQVAIKTLHTELGREQSFRERFRREAQAVAKLQHTNIVSVFDTGEDELGGALMPYIVMEYVEGEPLGSVLQADIRNYGAMPAEKALKVTGDVLAALDTSHEMGLVHRDIKPGNVMVTKRGVVKVMDFGIARAMQSGVTSMTQTGMVVGTPQYLSPEQALGRGVDARSDLYSVGIMLFQLLTGRIPFDADSPLAIAYAHVQEEPVAPSSINRSITPAMDALVARALKKNPNERFPSAAAMQDEITRVLNAGGRTGAPVIIGGAPANSGSGVGSAVFPPVDQATPAPQSVQMPYQPQQYQQQPGPYGPPTPTPTPAPSPSYGYPQANPAYGTPAPMQHQYRTPAPYDIAPQPVGGGGSGSGGGNKRNMPVIVGSIVVALIAIGGLITVLSLKDDPGSDSGNGGDPSSSAVAGEHKDPERNRTMKTEDCTDAMEDSDDPNKVDAPSFLYKDIVSAKECALAAGWTIKTIEVAGNTYAEDQIIDQFPSAGTAIPEKGAHFELRISTGDPA